DNA from Candidatus Acidiferrales bacterium:
TCGGTCGGGTATGTCAAGGAGATGTTTCAGACATATACCGGCGGAACGGTGAACGTCGAGCTTCTTGAATCTTTGAAGCGCGGCGGGAAAAGTTGTCGATTTAGAATTACATTTACATCTTAATTCATTAGTTCTGATCCAAGACCGAAGCAGGACACAAACTGCGGGGGATATGCGCAGATAAAGATCGGTGCCGGGGAATTAGTCTGCGAGAATCTGTTTTATCTATTTAATCCTTGTGCTATCTTTTCACTATAAGTCGTACAAATTGTGGCGATGAAAGGATAACATCATGGCTGAAACGGTTCTCGACAGATTCCTCCGTTATGTTGTAATTGACACGCAATCCAAAGAAGATTCCGAAACCTATCCAAGCTCGGCAAAGCAGCTTGATCTGTTGAAACTTCTGGCGGTCGAATTGAAATCGCTCGGAGCATCCGACGTCGGTATCGACGAGCACGGTTATGTGACGGCGCGGATTCCTTCGAATGTCAAGAAGAATGTGCCGGCGATAGGATTTATCTCGCACGTTGACACTTCGCCCGAAGTGACCGGTATGAACGTGAAACCGCAGGTGATCAAGAACTATAAAAGCGGCGATATCGCTTTGCCGGGGGACAAGAACATCATCATTCGGGAATCGGAAAATCCGTCGTTGAAGCTTGCGATCGGGAAAGCGATCGTGACGAGTGATGGTACAACGTTATTGGGTGCTGACGACAAGGCCGGAGTCGCTGCGATCATGACCGCAGTCCAGGAATTGCTGCGCGATCGGGAAATTCCTCACGGCGAAATAAAAATCGGATTCACTCCCGACGAAGAAGTCGGGGCAGGCACAAAATATTTCGATATAAAGAAATTCGGCGCCAAATTTGCGTACACGGTCGACGGTGATACGCCGGGCGAATTGAACAAGGAAACTTTCAGTGCGAACTCGTGCGTCATTACCGTCCACGGTCGCGATATTCACCCGGGAACGGCGAAAGGCATCATGGTTAATTCGGTCCGTGTCATTGCAGAAATTATTTCCCGCCTTCCGAAAAACATTTCGCCGGAAATGACGGAGGGTTACGAGCCGTATATTCATCCTTACATTCTCGAAGGCGGCGTGGGGAAATCTTCCGTGAAAATTCTCTTCCGCGATTTTAAGACCGAGGGTTTGACTGAATTGAAAAAGGTCGTCGATAAAGTGGTCTCTGAAGTGCATCCGATGTTTCCGAAAGCGAAGATCGAAGTACGGATCACGGAACAATACCGCAACATGCGCGAAGGGGTCGAGAAGGACACTCGCGTTGCAGATTATCTCTTCGAAGCGACGGAACGCGCAGGTATCAAGACCGAATGGAAACCGATTCGCGGCGGAACAGATGGTTCAAAGTTGACCGAGGCCGGTCTTCCGACTCCGAATATTTTCACCGGCGGCGCAAATTTTCACAGCCGCACCGAATGGGTGAACGTCTGGGGAATGGAGAAGGCCGTTGAGACAATTCTTAACGTTGCAAGGATTTGGGCGGAGAAAAGCGAATGATGGCAAAGGGGTAAGAAACAAAAGTCATTAGCAAACTGTAATCTCATTTTTTCAAAAGGAGGTCTTATGTCAGCGGGGCGAACGGAAATACAAGACGTAGAGACACAAAATCATATTTCTCTTCCTGATAATGCATTCAAAGAATTAGAAGACGGCGAAGAATACCGGCCGATAATGTGTCCGACAAAAACTTTTCCCGAAGTGACACCATGGTCTGTCGGATGGGGGCTCGTGATGGCCGTGCTGTTCTCGGCGGCTGCCGCGTATTCGGGATTGAAGATCGGCCAGGTGTTCGAAGCTGCAATCCCGATTGCGATACTTGCCGTCGGCGTCACCGGACTTGCGCGCAAACCGGGCGGTCTCGGACAAAACGTTATTATCCAATCTATCGGCTCGTGTTCAGGGAGCGTCGTGGCGGGAGCGATTTTCACAATTCCAGCATTATACATCCTCGCATTGCCTGCAAATTATTTCCGGATGTTCATGGCATCGGCACTTGGAGGCTTTGTCGGTATTCTGTTCCTGATTCCATTCCGCAAATATTTTGTCAAGGACATGCATGGCAAGTTTCCGTTTCCGGAGGGAACCGCGACGACAGAGATTCTAGTCGCCGGAGAAAAGGGCGGGAAGGAAGCCATGGTGCTCGTTATCAGCGGAGTGATCGGCGGCGCATTCGATTTCATGTTCAGCGCATTCGGCTGGTGGTCGGAAGTAATAACGTCAAGAATGATCCCGTGGGGACAGGCGTTGTCGGACAAGTTCAAGATGGTTTTAAAGATCGATGTCTCTGCCATGGTACTCGGACTCGGATATATCATTGGATTGGAATACTCGGCGATCATCGTCGCAGGATCGTTCTTATCATGGTTCGTTCTGGTCCCGCTTGTTCATGAAATCGGTCAATATCTGACAACTCCTGTCGGGACCACCGCGGCGAAGCTGATCTCTCAAATGAGTCCGGAGGAAATTTTCAGGAGTTATGTGAGACAGATCGGCATCGGCGGAATAGCGATGGCCGGGATCGTCGGAATTATTAGATCATCTAAAATAATTGCGGGCGCATTCAAGCTCGCGTACAGAGAAATAGTTCACCGTAAGTCAGCAGAAGATGCGGCAGCCTCGCGCACCCAGACCGACGTCAGAATGCTCTGGGTGGTCACTCTAATTCTCTTAGCCGGGATAGCAATTTTTTCTTTCTTCGTCGTTGGCGTCGTGCCGACTGCCGGGCAGGCGCTCGTGGCTCTGCTGGTAGTGATGATCATATCGTTTCTGTTCACGACAGTTGCGGCAAATGCAATTGCCATCGTCGGAACAAATCCTGTTTCAGGCATGACGTTAATGACGCTGATCCTTTCTTCGGTTGTCCTCGTGCAGATCGGGCTGACCGGACAACCCGGGATGCTGAGTGCGATGATAATTGGCGGAGTTGTGTGCACGGCCCTTTCCGTCGCAGGATCATTTATAACCGATCTCAAGATCGGTTATTGGCTTGGCTCGACTCCGAAGAAACAGGAGACGTGGAAATTTCTCGGCGTGCTTGTATCCGCTGCGACGGTCGGCGGAGTAATAGTAATTCTGAACAAAGCTTATGGTTTCACAGGCGACAACGCACTCGTTGCCCCGCAGGCCAATGCCATGGCGGCGGTTATCAAACCGCTGATGTCGAATGCTCAAACACCCTGGGTTCTGTACATCGTGGGTGCGATGATAGCTCTGCTACTTGTGATCCTTAAAGTCCCGCCGCTCGCGTTTGCACTCGGCATGTATATCCCGCAGGAACTGAATACTCCGCTGCTCATCGGCGGCATTATTGCATGGTTCGTTTCTACGCGCAGCAAAAACGAGAAGTTGAATACGGCTCGTCTGCATCGTGGCACACTTATCGCCTCAGGTTTTATTGCCGGCGGAGCGCTCCTGGGTGTTCTGAATGCCTTCCTGAAATTTATCGATCAGCAGTGGGCTTTCGGCTACAATAATTGGTACAATGCGCGCTGGGCAGGATCGACAAGCGGCGAGATCGTCGGGCTGGTAATGTTTCTCGTCCTTTGCGGCTACGCGCTCTGGGATTCGATGAGAGGGAAGGAATGATCAATATCCTGCATAATGGCCCATAAGATGTCTGGCAACGTAAGTTTTTTTCTCAATAATTTTTATGATAGATGATTTTATGGATTAGTCCTTTTGCAAGAAAGTCTTGTATTACTACCACTGCCGAATCAATAAATTTCGTTCTGCAGATTTCCGGTTTTCATCTATTCCTTTTCTCTATCCACTCGTCTATCTCGAATGGAGCTTTTGGTCTTTCCCACAAGAATAATTCGTTGCAATACCTTTGGACTTCTTTGTCGGAAAAGGAAGTTTCTACATGGCTGTGCGCGAAACAATTTCTGATGTAACCAATGAGTCTAATGTCGTTATAGAACTGGAGGTTTATAACATCTAACACGTAAAGTAAATCATTCTTGGAAGCGTATGTGCGATCCAATAGTTTACTTTTTACAAATTCCTTTTTTTGCGAAATGTACGCAGCAGGGCATTATTAAGACATCTTTCGACAAGCGCTCCAGCCACAACCACGCATAGAGTATCATTTTCTTTCCCGATTACATCGTAAAATTTATAAAAGTCATTTACTAATTTAGAATCAGGAATAGACTTGGTCTTCTTCATATTCCGGTGCCTTTTGGCGTATTGTTCGTGAATTGTCTTCGGTTATGCTTTCTTCTCAAGCATCTTACGTATCGATTCCAATTCTTTCTTTCGCTTCTCCGGTGTCTTCGGATATGAAAGCTTCAGCGACTTCAGCGTATCCACGACAACCTGCGAAACGATAATCCGCGCATTTTCCTTATCGTCGGCGGGAATGACATACCATGGCGCATCCTCGGTGCTTGTCGCGGCGATGCAGTCTTCATAAGCTTTCATGTAGTCATTCCAGAATTTCCTCTCTCTGATGTCCGCCTCGCTGAACTTCCAGTTCTTCTCCGGGTCATCGATACGTTCGAGGAAACGCTTCCTCTGTTCTTCTTTTGACAGATGAAGGAAGAACTTGACGATGCGCGTCCCGTTTCGATGAAGGTGTTTTTCAAATTGCACGATCGATTTGTAGCGAGCTTCCCAGAACTTCTTGTCGGAGGCTGCCTGCTCAGTGACGCCTTCCGCGCGGAGGAGTTCCGGATGCACGCGCAATATCAGGACTTCTTCATAGTAAGATCGGTTGAATATCCCGATCCGTCCTTTCTCCGGAAGGCATTTTGTCGTGCGCCAGAGAAAATCATGCTGCAACTCTTCGGCGCTTGGCTGTTTGAAGCTGAAGACCTCGCACCCTTGCGGATTGACGCCGGACATGACATGTCTTATCGTGCCATCTTTGCCGGCGGCGTCCATAGCCTGAAAAATCAGAAGTATCGCGCATCGATTGGAGGCGTAGTGAATATTCTGCAGCGTACTCAACCGCCGGACATGATCTTCGAGGACTTCCTGGTATTCCTTTTTCGTTTGGTAAACAGGCTTGACCTTCGTAGGCCAATGTTTCAGGTCGATCCTTTTGCCTTCACCGACACGAAAATCCTTTGAATTAATTTTCATCACGATCCTTCATAGAACAAAATCCCGCGAATATTCCAAAATATTCACAGGATTTAGACTCAATGTTGCCTATT
Protein-coding regions in this window:
- the pepT gene encoding peptidase T, which gives rise to MAETVLDRFLRYVVIDTQSKEDSETYPSSAKQLDLLKLLAVELKSLGASDVGIDEHGYVTARIPSNVKKNVPAIGFISHVDTSPEVTGMNVKPQVIKNYKSGDIALPGDKNIIIRESENPSLKLAIGKAIVTSDGTTLLGADDKAGVAAIMTAVQELLRDREIPHGEIKIGFTPDEEVGAGTKYFDIKKFGAKFAYTVDGDTPGELNKETFSANSCVITVHGRDIHPGTAKGIMVNSVRVIAEIISRLPKNISPEMTEGYEPYIHPYILEGGVGKSSVKILFRDFKTEGLTELKKVVDKVVSEVHPMFPKAKIEVRITEQYRNMREGVEKDTRVADYLFEATERAGIKTEWKPIRGGTDGSKLTEAGLPTPNIFTGGANFHSRTEWVNVWGMEKAVETILNVARIWAEKSE
- a CDS encoding oligopeptide transporter, OPT family — protein: MSAGRTEIQDVETQNHISLPDNAFKELEDGEEYRPIMCPTKTFPEVTPWSVGWGLVMAVLFSAAAAYSGLKIGQVFEAAIPIAILAVGVTGLARKPGGLGQNVIIQSIGSCSGSVVAGAIFTIPALYILALPANYFRMFMASALGGFVGILFLIPFRKYFVKDMHGKFPFPEGTATTEILVAGEKGGKEAMVLVISGVIGGAFDFMFSAFGWWSEVITSRMIPWGQALSDKFKMVLKIDVSAMVLGLGYIIGLEYSAIIVAGSFLSWFVLVPLVHEIGQYLTTPVGTTAAKLISQMSPEEIFRSYVRQIGIGGIAMAGIVGIIRSSKIIAGAFKLAYREIVHRKSAEDAAASRTQTDVRMLWVVTLILLAGIAIFSFFVVGVVPTAGQALVALLVVMIISFLFTTVAANAIAIVGTNPVSGMTLMTLILSSVVLVQIGLTGQPGMLSAMIIGGVVCTALSVAGSFITDLKIGYWLGSTPKKQETWKFLGVLVSAATVGGVIVILNKAYGFTGDNALVAPQANAMAAVIKPLMSNAQTPWVLYIVGAMIALLLVILKVPPLAFALGMYIPQELNTPLLIGGIIAWFVSTRSKNEKLNTARLHRGTLIASGFIAGGALLGVLNAFLKFIDQQWAFGYNNWYNARWAGSTSGEIVGLVMFLVLCGYALWDSMRGKE
- a CDS encoding ADP-polyphosphate phosphotransferase, which translates into the protein MKINSKDFRVGEGKRIDLKHWPTKVKPVYQTKKEYQEVLEDHVRRLSTLQNIHYASNRCAILLIFQAMDAAGKDGTIRHVMSGVNPQGCEVFSFKQPSAEELQHDFLWRTTKCLPEKGRIGIFNRSYYEEVLILRVHPELLRAEGVTEQAASDKKFWEARYKSIVQFEKHLHRNGTRIVKFFLHLSKEEQRKRFLERIDDPEKNWKFSEADIRERKFWNDYMKAYEDCIAATSTEDAPWYVIPADDKENARIIVSQVVVDTLKSLKLSYPKTPEKRKKELESIRKMLEKKA